The Vitis riparia cultivar Riparia Gloire de Montpellier isolate 1030 chromosome 10, EGFV_Vit.rip_1.0, whole genome shotgun sequence genome includes a region encoding these proteins:
- the LOC117923224 gene encoding carboxyl-terminal-processing peptidase 2, chloroplastic-like, with product MVLIQIVAQMRMMKRLQRLLLKLRSCYLPAKRMLTNCSEIFKHHVSVHFVRLVVGVMLVMSVSVGVSRTPSWALIEENLIFLEAWSTIDRAYVDKAFDGHSWLRYRENALHNEPMNTREETYMAVKKMIPTLDDVFTRFSEPDKFKSLWSGTQGALTGVGSSIGYPTRFDGSPAGLLVISTVLEGPTNRVDMLYRGGRCHFYEFDCYCYPP from the coding sequence ATGGTTCTGATTCAGATAGTAGCTCAGATGAGGATGATGAAAAGACTTCAAAGGTTGCTTCTTAAGCTAAGAAGCTGCTACCTTCCAGCTAAGAGGATGTTGACAAATTGTTCAGAAATATTTAAGCATCATGTCTCTGTTCATTTTGTTCGATTGGTTGTTGGAGTGATGCTGGTTATGTCAGTTTCAGTTGGCGTTAGTAGGACACCTTCCTGGGCCCTCATTGaagaaaatctcattttcttagaggCATGGAGTACAATTGACCGTGCATATGTTGACAAAGCATTTGATGGTCACAGTTGGCTTCGCTACAGAGAAAATGCACTGCATAATGAACCAATGAACACACGAGAAGAGACATATATGGCAGTAAAGAAGATGATTCCCACACTTGATGATGTTTTCACTCGTTTTTCGGAGCCTGACAAGTTTAAGAGTTTGTGGTCTGGAACTCAAGGTGCTCTTACAGGTGTAGGGTCGTCAATTGGATACCCTACTAGATTTGATGGATCACCTGCTGGGCTTCTTGTTATTTCAACTGTTCTTGAAGGTCCAACAAATAGAGTTGACATGTTGTACAGAGGTGGAAGATGTCATTTCTACGAGTTTGACTGCTATTGTTATCCTCCTTGA
- the LOC117924301 gene encoding protein PYRICULARIA ORYZAE RESISTANCE 21-like yields MIKVVCCYPEKIKTKLICKGGKIIHSIEVRAPEKPKPPADKPKPPADKPEPPADKPKPQADKPKVPVPTPVTGYPPCIYPPGVSCKSCYEGRSGGPCHHGCRIPRQPPSYDGYLKLVPSYDGWPSGCRCNRSYGCRCEFFTEENPACTIM; encoded by the coding sequence ATGATCAAAGTAGTATGCTGCTACCCTGAGAAGATCAAAACGAAGCTTATCTGCAAAGGTGGCAAAATCATCCACAGTATTGAGGTTAGGGCACCCGAGAAACCTAAACCCCCAGCAGACAAGCCAAAACCTCCAGCTGACAAGCCAGAACCTCCAGCTGACAAACCAAAACCTCAAGCTGACAAGCCAAAGGTACCGGTGCCAACTCCAGTAACAGGGTATCCACCATGCATCTATCCACCTGGAGTGTCTTGTAAGTCATGCTATGAGGGACGTAGTGGTGGCCCCTGCCACCATGGATGTAGGATTCCGCGCCAACCACCATCTTATGATGGATATCTGAAGCTAGTGCCATCCTATGATGGCTGGCCTTCTGGGTGTCGCTGTAACAGAAGCTATGGTTGCCGCTGTGAATTCTTTACTGAAGAAAATCCCGCATGCACCATCATGTGA
- the LOC117924302 gene encoding chitin-binding lectin 1-like, whose product MTEGTEMKLKVANLGCKRCYKKIKKLLCKFPEIRDQTFNEKEDTVIIKVVCCCPEKIRTKLICEGGCLIVSIEVILPPPPPPPPPPPPPPPPPPPPPPPPPPPPPAPPPPVYLVVIYPSGCCCDRRYGCRCEIVIEENPTCTIM is encoded by the exons ATGACAGAG GGTACGGAAATGAAGCTGAAGGTTGCTAATCTAGGGTGTAAACGCTGCtacaagaagatcaagaaactGCTCTGTAAATTTCCTG AAATACGAGACCAGACTTTCAATGAGAAGGAAGACACCGTGATAATCAAAGTAGTATGCTGCTGCCCTGAGAAAATCAGAACGAAGCTTATCTGCGAAGGTGGCTGTCTCATTGTGAGTATCGAGGTTATACTACcgccacctccacctccaccgccaccgccaccgccacctccacctccacctccacctccaccgccaccgccacctccacctccaccggCACCTCCACCGCCAGTGTATTTAGTAGTCATCTATCCAAGTGGGTGTTGCTGTGACAGACGCTATGGTTGCCGTTGTGAAATCGTTATTGAAGAAAATCCGACATGCACCATCATGTGA
- the LOC117923225 gene encoding carboxyl-terminal-processing peptidase 2, chloroplastic-like, translating into MVLIQIVAQMRRMKRLQRLVLKLRSCYLPAKRMLTNCSEKFKHHVSVYFVRLVVGVMLVMSVSVGVSRTPSWALTEENLIFLEAWSTIDRAYVDKAFDGHSWLRYRENALRNEPMNTREETYMAVKKMIPTLDDVFTRFSEPDKFKSLWSGTQGALTGVGSSIGYPTRFDGSPAGLFVISTALEGPTNRVDMLYRGGRCHFYEFDCYCYPP; encoded by the coding sequence ATGGTTCTGATTCAGATAGTAGCTCAGATGAGGAGGATGAAAAGACTTCAAAGGTTGGTTCTTAAGCTAAGAAGCTGCTACCTTCCAGCTAAGAGGATGTTGACAAATTGTTCAGAAAAATTTAAGCATCATGTCTCTGTTTATTTTGTTCGATTGGTTGTTGGAGTGATGCTGGTTATGTCAGTTTCTGTTGGCGTTAGTAGGACACCTTCTTGGGCCCTCACTGaagaaaatctcattttcttagaggCATGGAGTACAATTGACCGTGCATATGTTGACAAAGCATTCGATGGTCACAGTTGGCTTCGCTACAGAGAAAATGCACTGCGTAATGAACCAATGAACACACGAGAAGAGACATATATGGCAGTAAAGAAGATGATTCCCACACTTGATGATGTTTTCACTCGTTTTTCGGAGCCTGACAAGTTTAAGAGTTTGTGGTCTGGAACTCAAGGTGCTCTTACAGGTGTAGGGTCATCAATTGGATACCCTACTAGATTTGATGGATCACCTGCTGGGCTTTTTGTTATTTCAACTGCTCTTGAAGGTCCAACAAATAGAGTTGACATGTTGTACAGAGGTGGAAGATGTCATTTCTATGAGTTTGACTGCTATTGTTATCCTCCTTGA
- the LOC117923226 gene encoding protein PYRICULARIA ORYZAE RESISTANCE 21-like, translated as MDLFNLHVRPTKTATTMVLKVDLGCKCCYEKIKNKLLCKIPEIKEYAFHEKDNAVMIKVVCCYPEKIKTKLICKGGKIIHSIEVRAPEKPKPPADKPKPPADKPEPPADKPKPQADKPKVPVPTPVTGYPPCIYPPGVSCKSCYEGRSGGPCHHGCRIPRQPPSYDGYLKLVPSYDGWPSGCRCNRSYGCRCEFFTEENPPCTIM; from the exons ATGGACTTGTTCAATCTGCATGTGAGGCCAACAAAG ACTGCTACGACTATGGTGTTGAAGGTTGATCTAGGGTGTAAATGCTGTTACGAGAAGATCAAGAAT AAACTGCTCTGTAAAATTCCTG aaataaaagagtATGCTTTCCATGAGAAGGACAACGCAGTGATGATCAAAGTAGTATGCTGCTACCCTGAGAAGATCAAAACGAAGCTTATCTGCAAAGGTGGCAAAATCATCCACAGTATTGAGGTTAGGGCACCCGAGAAACCTAAACCCCCAGCAGACAAGCCAAAACCTCCAGCTGACAAGCCAGAACCTCCAGCTGACAAACCAAAACCTCAAGCTGACAAGCCAAAGGTACCGGTGCCAACTCCAGTAACAGGGTATCCACCATGCATCTATCCACCTGGAGTGTCTTGTAAGTCATGCTATGAGGGACGTAGTGGTGGCCCCTGCCACCATGGATGTAGGATTCCGCGCCAACCACCATCTTATGATGGATATCTGAAGCTAGTGCCATCCTATGATGGCTGGCCTTCTGGGTGTCGCTGTAACAGAAGCTATGGTTGCCGCTGTGAATTCTTTACTGAAGAAAATCCCCCATGCACCATCATGTGA